CGGCAAACTGCTGGAAGAAAAATCCATCCGCACGGGCCTGAGGCGCATCCGGGTGGTGCAGGAAGCGGTTCGTGGAGAAAAGGGCAGCAGTTTCACTTTCGAGGTCAACAACGAGGCTTTCTTTGTGGGCGGAGCCAACTGGATTCCTGAACACCTCCTGCTGAACACCGTCACCGATGAACAGTACCGGGCCAGACTGGTGCAGGCCAGGGATGCCAACATGACCATGGTGCGCGTGTGGGGTGGGGGCATCTACGAAGCCGATGTCTTTTATGACCTCTGCGATGAACTGGGCCTCATGGTCTGGCAGGATTTCATGTTCGCCTGCGGCATGTACCCCGGAGATGAAAAGTTCAGGGCCAGCGTGCGTCTGGAAGCTGAACAGCAGGTCAAACGCCTGAGGAACCACGCTTCTCTGGCGTTGTGGTGTGGCAACAACGAGGACTACCAGATCGCCCAGGCCGTTGGGGCTTATGGTCCAGGCGGAGACGAAAGCAAATTCCATGCCCAGCACATCTATGAAGTGCTGCTGCGTGAGGTCTGCGAAACCCTGGACCCCCAGACCCTGTACTGGCCGGGCAGCCCTTATGGCGGCGCGGATGTCTTCGACAAGACCATCGGAGACCGACACACCTGGGAGATCTGGCACGGACCCATGGCCCCTTACCAGGAATACAAAAATTACGAGGGCCGCTTTGTCAGCGAGTTTGGTCTGATGTCTGCCCCTTCGGTGGAGGTTGTGCAGCAATCCATGCCCGAGCATGAACGCTTCCCGGAAAGCGAAACCTTTGTGCACCATACCCGTGCACTGGGTCCGAACTTCAAACCGGATGGGGCCAGAAGGCTGGCGGTGTATCAGGCAGAGAATGTGCGGGGACACCGGAACCTGGAAGAGTACGTGTACAACACGCAACTCATTCAGGCAGAAGCCATGCGTTACGCCTACCGGGATTTCAGGCGGCGCTTTGAGGGTCCGGGCAAATATGCGGTGTCTGGTGCGCTGGTCTGGCAACTCAACGACTGCTGGCCGGTTTCCAGCTGGGCCATCATTGACTCTGCTGGCATTGTGAAACCTGCTTACCACACCATCAAACGGGAATTGCAGGACCTCACGGTGGGAATTCACTTGCAAGATGGTGTGCTGGAAACCTGGCTGTGCAGCAGCCTGCGGGAAAGCCGCACCCTGCAGCTGAAACGCTACGCTTACACCCTGCAAGGTGAAAAAGTGGCAGAGGCTGTGCAGGCCGTGAATGCCCTTCCTGCCCGCCGCACAGATGTGTCTTCCTGGCAGGTGTCTGAGCAGCCGATGGTGTATTTTGCAGAGCTGCTGGACCAGGATGAAGTGGTGGCCCGGGCCAGCCATTTCCCCGAGCCCTACAAGCATTTTGACTTTGCTCCACGTTCCCTGAAGGTGGATGTTCAGGAGGATGGTGTGGTGCAGCTTTCTTCGGACCATCCCGTCAAGGGTGTGTGGCTCAGCGCTGGTGCAGGGGTGTCCTGGTCGGACAATTTCCTGGATTTGCGTCCGGGAGAGGTGCGCGTGGTGCATGCAGCGGGCCTGAAAACGGCAGCCGTGCGGGTGTCTGCACTGGGTGCTGCAGAACCGCTGGAATTCAGGATGCTGGTGAACCGCTGACGTTCAAAACAAACGCTGCAGCACAAATCCATTGGACAGCAATTCTGGGGTGGCTCTGGCCACCCCTTTTGTTTTGTTCATGAACAATATATTAATTGTATTGAAAACAAATCTTGACAATTCCTGAAACAATTTGTACACTGTTTTTGTTCCAACAACCCAAGTGCATCCCACACACCATTTGATGGGGGATGATCTGGCATGTTGTTCTCCTTGATGCAGACAGCATGCCAACCATATGCCAACCATGCGCTTGTGGGCTTCCAAAAACCCATAACTACGCATGAACAAGTCTTTTTGTTCATTGGCCTGCTCTCATTTCGCCCAAGGAGAAACATGAAACACCCCTGGATTGCCTTACTGCTCCCGCTTGCCCTGGCCGCCTGCAGCACCACCACAGCCCCCGAGGTTGCCGCTCCACAGGCCCTCTCTCCTGGACAGTCCAGCGTGCTGGATTACATCAAGAGCATTTCGGGCAAGTACACCATTGCAGGACAGCACAACCGGGAACCCAACAGCGACCCCACCAAATGGACCCGCTACATTCAGAGCACCACCGGAAAAACCCCTGGCCTGTGGGGCGGAGATTTCCTGTTTCTGCAGGACGACATCAACAACCGCCAGACCATGGTCAACCAGGCCAAAGCGCAGTTCAAGAGTGGGGCTGTGGTGGCCCTGACCTGGCACGTGTGCCCCCCCACCGTCAGTGAGCCCTGCAACTGGGACTCGGGCGGCATCCTCAGCCACCTCAGTGATGCCCAGTGGAGCCAGCTGATCACCCCAGGAAGTGCCCTGAACAACGCCTGGAAGGTCCGCCTGGACAAAATTGTGCCCTACCTGCAGGACCTCAAGAACAACGGGGTGCAGGCCCTGTTCAGACCCATCCACGAAATGAACGATGGCTGGAGCTGGTGGGGTGGGCGTCCCGGCGTGAATGGCAGCAAAAAACTCTACCAGATCACCTACGATTACCTGGTCAAAACCAAAGGCATCACCAACCTGATCTGGGTGTGGAACGTCAAAGATGTGGGCATGGACCGCCTTGCAGACTACTACCCCGGAGCAGATTACGTGGATGTGGCCTCCGTGGACATGTGGTACAAGGATTTCCCCACCAGCAGCGATTACAATTCCATGCTCTCCATTGCAGGCAGCAAACCCATTGCTCTGGCAGAAGTGGGCAAAGTTCCCAGCCCCTCACAATTGACCTCACAGCCCCGCTGGGCCTACTTCATGACCTGGGCCGAGTATGCCCAGACCGTCAACACCCCCGCCACCCTGACCGCCACCCATCAGGCCGCCAACGTGCTGACCCGAGATGAGCTGAACATCGCCTATGGCCGTCCTGCAGCTGCCTCTTCTGTGGAAAGCAGCAGTTACCCAGCCAGCAATGTGACAGATGGGAACCTGACCACCCGCTGGAGCAGTGCTTTCAGCGACAACCAGTCCATCACCATCGATCTGGGCAGCCAGAGGACCTTCAACAACGTTCAACTGGCCTGGGAAGCCTCTTATGCCAAAAGCTACCAGATCCAGGTCTCCAACGACCAGACCACCTGGAGCACCGTGTACAGCACCACCGCAGGAGATGGCGGCAACGACAGCCTGAGTTTCACGGCCACCAGCGCCCGCTACATCAAAATCCAGTGCATCACCCGGTCCAACGCTTACGGTTTCTCTCTGTGGGACGTGTCCGTTTTCAACAAGTGATTTCTGGAATGGGAGGCGGCTTTTGATGCCTCCCATTCCAATGATCCATGCATTAAACCTGCAAACAGATCCGATTTTTTCGGGTCTGGTTTTCTGGCGAAAGGAAAACGATGAAAAAAACAGCCCTCCTTCTTCTTCCCGTCTTGCTGGGTGCCTGTGGCAGCCTGAACCCCCAGACCCACACGGAACGATCCAGTCAGGTGATCCCTCAGGATTTGATCTCGGACACCACCAGCCAGTTGCTGGAAACCCTGAAAACCACCCGTGGCGTGAAAGTCCTGTCCGGGCAGCACAACCGGGAGCCCAACAGCGATCCCACCAGGTGGACCCGTTATGTGCAAAGCACCACGGGCAAGACCCCTGCAGTGTGGGGCGGAGATTTCCTCTTCAGCAGCAGTGACATTGCGGCCCGCCCCACCCTGATTGCCGAAGCCAAAAGACAGTGGCAGGCAGGATCCCTGGTCACCCTGACCTGGAATGTCTGCCCCCCAACAGTGACAGAGCCCTGCAACTGGGATTCAAACGGCATTCTGGCCGACCTGACGGACGCCCAGTGGTCGCAACTCATCACCCCTGGAACGGGCCTGTACAACGCATGGCTGGCCCGCCTGGACAGGATTGTGCCTTCTTTGCAGGACCTCAAAAACAACAATGTGCCCGTGCTGTGGCGTTTTGGACGGGACCTCAACGATGGCTGGAGCTGGTGGGGGGGTCGTCCGGGGGCAAACGGCAGCCGCAAACTCTACCAGATCACCCGCGATTACCTGACCGGAACGAAGGGCCTCAGCAACCTGATCTGGGTGTGGAACGTCAAAGACGTGAACATGGGCACGGTGTCGGATTACTGGCCGGGAGAGGGCTATGTGGACGCTCTGGGCCTGAATGTCTGGAGCAAAGCCGCACCTTCCAGCACAGACTACAGCACCCTGGTGTCCCTGTCTGGGGGCCGTCCCATTGCCCTCACCGAAGTCACCCAGGTGCCCAGTCCTGCACTGCTGGCCGCCCAGCCCCGCTGGTCCTGGTTCATGGTGTGGGCTGAGAGCGCCCAGAACAGCAACACCACTGCTGCCCTGAACACCACCTACAGCGACGCAAAAGTCGTCTCGCAGGACCGCACCGACCTCAACATCAACCTCAATCTGGCCCTGAACCGCCCGGTCACGGCCTCTTCGCAGGAATCGACCCAGAACGCACCTGCCAACGTGACAGATGGTGACCTGAACACCCGCTGGAGCAGCAGTTACGCAGACAACCAGTCGCTCACCATCGATCTGGGCCAGACCCGCACCATCAACAGGGTTGAACTCAAGTGGGAAGCGGCCTACGCCTCGCAGTACCAGGTGCAGGTCTCGCTGGACAAAACCACCTTCACCACCGTGCACAGCAACTACGCAGCAGATGGGGGCACCGACCAGATTTACCTTGCGCCCACCCAGGCCCGCTATGTGCGCCTTTACAGCATCAAGCGGGCCACCAGTTACGGCTCCTCCCTGTGGGAAATGGGGGTTTACGGGCGCATTCAGCCTGTGGCGGGCAGCAATGCCATTTCCAGACTGGCCGCAGCGACCACGGTGGGAACCGGAGGAAGCTGGGCCAAAAACAGCATCACGGTGAACAATTTCAACCTGCCTTACCAGCTTTACACACCCACCACCCAGCCCAGCAGCAACCAACTCCCCCTGATCATCCATCTGCACGGCTCTGGAGAAGCAGGCACAGACAATGTGCTGCAAATGATGGCTGGCACCCACAACGGCCCTCAGTACTTCACAGACCCCAATTACCAGAAGGTGCAGGCCGCCTATGTGCTGGCCCCTCAAACGCCCGTGGCCATTCGCTGGGCCAGCACCGGAATTCCCGAGTATAACCTGGACACCACCCCGGAAACCGTCTCCATGACCGCCTTGCAGAAACTCATTGAAAACCTGGTGGCGACCCTGCCCAACGTGGACCCGGACCGGGTGTACTTCGCAGGCCTGTCCAGAGGAGGTCAGGGGGTCTGGTGGGCCGCAATGACCCGTGCGAACCAGTGGGGGGCCATCCTTCCCATTGCAGGTTCAGGCAGTCCCAACCACGCTTCCCGCCTGAAAGATCTGGCCGTGTGGGCTTTCCATGCCACCAATGACAACACCACCAGCGTGCAGTACACCCGCAACATGGTGAACGGCATTCTGGCCGCAGGAGGCAACAAGGTGAAATTCACAGAGGTGCCCACCGGAGACCATCAGGCTGGATGGGAAACCGCTTATGGCACCATGGACGCTTTCAACTGGCTGATCCGCTACCGGCGTTGAACCACAATCCCCCACAGGCGTTTCCTGTGGGGGGTGTTTTTTCAGAGCATCATTTGCAGAACATCAGCGCGTGCTGGAACGGATCACCAGACTGGTGGGCACAATCACCTGGGTGGGTTCACTGGGACGCTGCAACAGCAGTTCCACGCCACGCCGTCCCAGCGCTTCTTTGTTGATCCGGACGGTGGTCAGTGGCGGAAAGCAGGTGCGGGCGGTGGGCAAATCATCAAACCCCACCACTGCAATGTCCTCGGGCACTTTCAGACCGGCCTCCATGCAGGTCTGGATGGCCTGAATGGCCGTGGCATCGTTCCAGCAGAAAATGGCATCCGGGCGGTTTTTCAGCTTCAGCAGTTTCTTCACCGCATTGTCGGTGCCTTCCACCTCCCACATGATGGGATCGCGGAACACCTCCAGATCCGGGTCCTGTTCGAGGTGGTGGGTGATCAGGGCGTAGCGGTAGCCCTGACGCCTCTGGGTGATCGAGTAATGGGATTCTGGACCGCACACAAAAGCAATCCTTTTGTAGCCCCGCTGAATCAGAAACTCGGTCAGCAGGTAAGCCCCCCCGAAGTTGTCGCTGTTCACGTTGTTCATTTCGGGGTGCCACAAATCCACCAGCGCCACCGGAATGCCCAGTTCACGGATTTCCTGCAGTTGCTCAGGTTCAAAAGCCCCCACACACAGCAGCGCGTCGCTCTCGTCGCGTTTCAGGCGGTCGGTGATGCCCTCTTCCTGGCTGGTGGAGGTGAAGGTCAGGGAGATCTTTTCTGCATTGCAAGCATCTTCCACGCCGTGCAGCACGGTGGAGTAGAAAGGGTTGTTGGAGAGGGTGTTGTGCTGGCGGTCGTAGATGAAGGTGATCCTTTTGATGGACCGCGACTGCCGCAGGTTTGAAAAATCATAACCAAGTTCTTCCGCTGCTTTGAGGACGCGGGCTTTGAGGTCGTCGTTGATGCCCAGCTGGTTGTTGAGCGCCCGTGAAGTGGTGCCCAGCGACACCCCTGCCCTCTGGGCAATGTCCCGCACGGTGGGGCTGCTGGTTTTGGATTTACCGGTCATGTTCCAAGGATAGTCTTCTGTTGTTCAGAAAACAATCCTTGGCAGATCTGGGCTCTGGCCCCACGGTCAGTGAAGGATCAAACCCGCATCAACTTGAGGTCCTGAGCGGATTTTCCTGGAGCTTTTTGGCCCATGGGAGGCAGGTGTTTCAGCGGTTTTCTGGTGAACAGGTCATGCCTGTGACCTGCAAGATCAGGAAGACTTGTTGCCCTGAGAGAGCTGCTCGATCCACTTTGCCATGCGTTTCTGGCGGGTTTCGGGTTTTCTGGCGGTCTGGAGCTGGTGGTAGATGGCGAACAGGGTGCTGCGTTCCAGTTGTTCATAGGCTTGCTGGGCTGCAGGGTGCTTTTGCAACTCTGCCAGAAAATCCTCCGGGATCACCATGCTGGCGGGACCGGCATAAGCCTGCTCCCAGCGTCCATCTTGCCGGGCGGCCTCCACCTGTGCCAGACCCGCAGGTTGCATGCGGCCTTCTGCAATCAGGCGTTCTGCAATCTCGCAGTTTCTCTGGGACCAGCTGGACCTGGAGCGGCGTGGGGTCAGGCGCTGCACAAAGGAGGTTTCGTCCAGGGATTTGCGGATGCCATCAATCCAGCCCCAGGTCAATGCGGCGACCACGCAATCGTCCCAGGTGACGCTGGGGATCCCCGAGCTTTTTTTGTACATGCGCACCCACAATTCGGTGTGGGTCTGGTGGTGCTGTTGCAGCCAGGCTTCAAGTTGCTCCTGGGTTTCAAAAGCGAGGGGTGGGCTGGAGGTTTTTCCTGCGGTTTCCATTCAGAGGTTCCCCTTTGGGTGCATTGTACCTGCAAGTCAAACCGCACCTGTAAATCGCACAACCTGCAGACAGCAAAAAGCGCCCAGAGGCATGATCTGGGTGTATTTTCTTGCTTTTCGCAGCGGATACTCTTCCAAGGTATATTTAAGCACGAATCTTCTGGAATGGCAAATTTATTTTGACTGAACTTTTTTCTGCAAATGTATAGAATCTAGGAAATTCCCTATGAGACGACGAAAAGCCCTGAAAAACATTTGATTGCAAATAAAAATTTTTCAAGATCAGTCATTTTGTTGACAATTCTGTGTTTCCCTCCCTATACTGCAGGCGTGGATGAAAGTCTGCATAAAATCGCATCAGGGGGTTGGTACATGCATTTTTTCGCAAAACAAAGCCGAGGTTTACTGCATAAAGTTGCTGGGTCTGCCATCATCAGTCTCAGCGTGGGTTTGCTCGCAGGAGCCCAGGCAGAAGACGTGAAAGTGGGTGTGCTGCACTCCCTCACCGGAACCATGGCGATCAGCGAGATCACCGTGAAGAACGCCACCTTGCTGGCGATCGAAGAGATCAACAAAAAAGGCGGCGTGATGGGCAAGACCATTGCCTCAGTGATCGAAGACGGGGCCAGTGAACCTGCCACCTTCGCACAGAAAGCCCAGAAACTGATCGAGCAGGACAAGGTTTCCACTGTGTTCGGCGGCTGGACCAGCGCCTCCCGCAAAGCCATGCTGCCGGTGTTCGAGCGCCTCGACAACCTGCTGTGGTACCCCGTGCAGTTCGAGGGCAACGAGTGCAGCCCCAACATCATGTACTCGGGTGCGCAGCCCAACCAGCAGATCCTGCCAGCCTTCGACTGGGCCGTGGAAAAAGGCTTCAAGAAGTACTTCCTGGTCGGATCTGACTACGTGTTTCCCAGAACCGCCAACCTGATCGTGAAAAAGCACATCGAGAACGACAAGCTCACCCTGACCGGTGAAGAGTACGTGCCCCTGGGCGGAACCGACTTCTCCAGCGTGATCAACAAGATCAAAGCGGGTGGTCCGGCCATCATCTTCAACACCATCAACGGCGACTCCAACGTGGCTTTCTTCAAGCAACTGGCCGCTGCAGGACTCACGGCCAAGGACTACCCCGTGATGAGCTTCTCCATCGCAGAGCAGGAAGCCAAGGCCATCGGTCCGAAGCTGCTGGAAGGCAGTTATGCCGCCTGGAACTACTTCATGAGCCTGCCCAACACCAGCAACAAGGCTTTCATCAAGGCTTACGCCGCCAAGTACGGCAAAGAACAGCTGATCACCGACCCCATGATTCACGGTTATGTGGACGTGTACATCTGGAAAGCCGCCGTGGAAAAAGCCAAGAGCTTTGAGCCCGACAAGGTGCGCAAAGCCGCCGTGTCCATCAAGGAAATCACCACCCCCATGGGCAAGATCAAGTTCGATGCCAACCAGAGCCTGTACCAGACCGCCTACGTGGGCCAGCTCAAAGCAGACGGTCAGTTCAAGATCCTCTGGGACAGCAAGAAGAACCTGAAACCCGAGCCCTACGACGCCCTGGCCTTCCCTGGCAAGACCTGCAAACCCTGATTTCACAGGGGCTTTGCCCCACAGGTTTTCACCCGTCCAGATGCCTGAAAAGCACTGGGCGGGTAAAACGCTAAAGGCCCCTGACCTTCTGAAGGAGTCATTTATGGGAGAAACCGCACTTTTTCTGGGACAGCTTTTCAACGGGGTGAGCGTTGGCTCGATCCTGCTGATTGCGGCCCTCGGTCTGGCGCTCAGCTTTGGGCTGATGCGCGTGATCAACATGGCACACGGCGAATTCATCATGATCGGCGGATACCTCGCCTTCCTGGCCCACCAGATCATCCCCAGTGGAGCTTCCCTGTGGCTGGCCCTGCCTCTGGCTTTTGTGGGCACCTTCCTGCTGGGTGCAGTTCTGGAAAGCACCCTGATCCGCAGGCTTTACGGCAGACCGCTGGACACCCTGCTGGCCACCTGGGGCCTCAGCCTGATCCTGCAACAGGCTGCACGCCAGATTTTCGGCCCCACCGGGGTGGAAGTGACGGCCCCTGCATGGCTGAGTGGGGCCATCAACTTCTCTGGTGCACTGTCTGGTCTGACCATCCCCCACGTGAGGATTTTTGTGATCGTGCTGGCCCTGCTGATTCTGGGAGGCCTGCTGCTGCTCATCAACAAAACCAAGTTGGGCATGCTGGTGCGGGCCGTCAACCAGAACCGTGAAGTGGCCTCCACACTGGGGGTCAACACCCGCCTGATCGACATGACCGTGTTTGCCATTGGTGCAGGACTGGCCGGACTGGGGGGCGCTGCACTGGCCCTGATCTCTCCCGTGACCCCCACCGTGGGACAGAGCTACATCGTGGACGCCTTCCTGGTGGTGATTCTGGGTGGTCTGGGCAGCCTGGCCGGAACCACCATTGCTTCTTTCGTGGTGGGTTTGTTCTCTGCAGGTTTGCAGACCTTCACCAGTGTTTCTTTCGCCAAGGTGCTGCTGCTGGTTGTGGTGGTGGCCTTCCTGCAATGGAAACCCAGGGGCATTGTGGTGGTCAAATCCCGTGCCCTGGAGGAGGCGTAACATGAAAAAGCTCACGTTGCCTTTCATGGCCGCACTGTTTCTGGTGCTGGCTGCCGCTCCAGCGCTGCTGGACGGCTACAACCTGTCTCTGCTCGGACGTTTTCTGGCCCTGGCCCTGGTCACCCTCGGTCTGGTGTGGTGCTGGGGAAAAGGTGGGGTGCTCTCACTGGGTCAGGGGGTGTTCTTTGGGCTGGGTGGATACGCCATCGCCATGCACCTGAAACTCATGGGCCTCCCTGCAGGTGAAATTCCCGATTTCATGATGTGGAACGGCATGAGTGACCTCCCTGCATGGTGGGCTCCCTTCAAGAGTCCTGTCTTTGCTGTGGCCATGATCTTTGTGATCCCAGGGATTGCCAGTTTCATCATGGCGAATTTGCTGTTCAGAAGGCGCATCACGGGCGTTTACGTGTCCCTGATCACCCAGGCGGTGGCCCTGGCGTTTGCCACCCTCCTGACCAGCCAGCAAGGCGTGACCGGAGGGTTCAACGGCCTGACCAACTTCACCACCCTGTTCGGGGCCAGTTACGGCACCCCCGAAATGCAGAAAATCCTGTACTGGATCACGGTGGGCTTTGTGGCCCTGACCTTTGGGGTGGGCATCCTGCTGGAGCGCACCTATTTCGGCAAAACCCTGCTGGCCATCCGGGACGGAGAAAACCGCTCCCGTTACCTCGGGTATGACCCTGTGCCTTACAAGGTGTTTGCCTTCACCCTGGCCGGGATTCTGGCAGGGGTGGCAGGAGCCCTCTTCACCCTGCATGTGGGCGTGATCAGCCCAGCCATGGTGGGCGTGGTGCCCAGCATCGAAATGGTGGTCTGGGCCGCCATCGGAGGCCGCGAAAGCCTGATGGGGGCCATCCTGGGAACGGTCCTGATCAACTTCGCCAAGGACCGCATCTCCACCGCCCTCCCTGATGCCTGGCTTTACATCATGGGGGCACTGTTCATGCTGGTGGTGTTGTTCCCTCCCCAGAGCTGGAAGCTGCCTAAACTTTTTAAAGCCAGCAAGAAACCCACCTTCAAGGAGGTTCACGGTGACTGATCTCATGCAGAAACAGACGGGCGCACTGCTGGAAATCAGAGGGCTCACCGTCTCGTTTGACGGCTTTGTGGCCCTGAACGACGTGAATTTCTCGGTGAAGCCTGGAGAGGTGCGCATCCTGATGGGTCCCAACGGGGCAGGCAAAAGCACCCTGATGGACACCGTGATCGGCAAGGTGCGGGCAGACCAGGGGCAGATTTTCTTTCAGGGGAAAGACATCTCTAAAACGCCCGAGTACCGCATCACCGGACTGGGCATCTGTCGCAAATTCCAGACCCCAGGTGTGCTGGAAAACCTGTCTGTGAAAGAGAACCTGGAACTTGCTGCCCGAAAAAGCAAAGGGTTCTGGGGCAGCCTGAAAACCCGCCTGGCGAAAGAAGAAACAGACCGGGTATCAGATGTCGTGAAAAAGGTGCGTCTGGAAGAAAAAGCAGACATGCAGGCCCGCCACCTCGCCCACGGTGAAAAGCAGTGGCTGGAGATCGGCATGGTGCTTGCGGCCAACCCGCCCCTGATCATGCTGGATGAACCCACCGCAGGCATGACCGTGCAGGAAACCGCCCTGACCGCTCAGCTCATTCAGGAACTTGCAAAAGAGCACACCATCATTGTGATTGACCACGACATGACCTTCATTGAACTGCTGCAGGCCGATGTGAGCGTGCTGCACATGGGCAAAATGCTCTGCGAGGGCAATCTGGACACCGTCAGGAACAACGAGGAAGTGCAGTCCGTGTACCTGGGCCGCCACAAGGAGGAAGCCCATGCTTAAAGTGGAAGGCCTGAATGCCAGTTACGGCGAATCCCGCGTGCTGTGGAATGTCAATCTGGAAGTGAAGCCCGGTGAGGGTGTGGCGCTTCTGGGCCGCAATGGGGTGGGGAAGACCACCATGCTGCGGGTGCTGGCCGGTCTGCATGGCGTGCAGGATGGAAAATTGGTGTTTGATGGATCGGACATCACCCGCCATGCCCCCCACAAAAGGGCCAGAGGGGGACTGGCTTATGTCCCTCAGGGAAGGGGCATCCTGCCCCACCTGACCGTCGAGGAAAACCTCCTGATGGGCCTCAATGCCACCCCACAGAAAGGCATCCCGGACTTCATTTACGACCTTTTTCCGGTGCTGAAAGAGATGCTGCACCGCAAAGGGGGCAACCTCTCTGGAGGCCAGCAGCAACAACTGGCCATTGGCCGTGCCCTCACCATGCGCCCCAAGATGCTGCTGCTCGATGAACCCACCGAAGGGATTCAGCCCAATGTGGTCCAGCAGATTGGAGAGGCCCTCAAGGTGGTGCGGGGTGAACTGAAAGTTTCGGTGCTGCTGGTGGAGCAATACCTGGATTTTGCCTGGAATTTTGCCGAGCGCTATTACGTGCTGCAACGCGGGGTGATCACCCACACCGGAGAAACCCACACCGACGATGTGGACACGGTCAGCAGGTTCATCACCGTTTGATTTTGTTGTTGCTTGTGTTCTGAATTTGTGACGCTCTGGAGATTTAAGTAAAATTTCCAGAGCATTTTTCTTTTATTTATGCAAAGTGTTCACAAATTGATGCACAAAATGTAAGATTAACCCCATAGGCTTGAACGGACTTTCCAAAAAGGAGCAGAGTGTGCGACTGACCGAACGCGAAACCGAAAAACTCCTGATTCACCTGGCGGCAGAACTGGCCCGCAAAAGACAGGCCAGGGGCCTGAAACTCAATTACCCCGAAGCCAGTGCCATCATCACCGCAGAAATTCTGGAATGGATTCGCGATGGCCGCACCGTTGCAGACATCATGAGCCTGGGCACCACCGTCCTGACCCGCGAAGATGTCATGGAAGGCATCCCGGAAATGCTGCACGAAATCCAGGTGGAAGGCACCTTTCCCGATGGAACCAAACTGGTGACGGTGCATGATCCGATTCGCTGACCCCATCCGCTTCGCTCCTCCCCTGCAAGGGGAGGCTGGGCCGAGGGCCGAGGGCCGAGGGCTGAGAGCATTAAAAACGCTTAAGCATTTGCCTGATTGTCCTTTGAGGCAGCTGGAGGATAGTCACATGCAGGATGTTTTGCCCTCGGCCCTCGGCCCTCGGCTCTCGGCAATCCCGGAGGTGCTTAAATGATCCCAGGTGAATCTTTCCTGCAAGACGGCGAAATAGAACTCAACGCTGG
This is a stretch of genomic DNA from Deinococcus roseus. It encodes these proteins:
- the urtA gene encoding urea ABC transporter substrate-binding protein produces the protein MGLLAGAQAEDVKVGVLHSLTGTMAISEITVKNATLLAIEEINKKGGVMGKTIASVIEDGASEPATFAQKAQKLIEQDKVSTVFGGWTSASRKAMLPVFERLDNLLWYPVQFEGNECSPNIMYSGAQPNQQILPAFDWAVEKGFKKYFLVGSDYVFPRTANLIVKKHIENDKLTLTGEEYVPLGGTDFSSVINKIKAGGPAIIFNTINGDSNVAFFKQLAAAGLTAKDYPVMSFSIAEQEAKAIGPKLLEGSYAAWNYFMSLPNTSNKAFIKAYAAKYGKEQLITDPMIHGYVDVYIWKAAVEKAKSFEPDKVRKAAVSIKEITTPMGKIKFDANQSLYQTAYVGQLKADGQFKILWDSKKNLKPEPYDALAFPGKTCKP
- the urtB gene encoding urea ABC transporter permease subunit UrtB; translated protein: MGETALFLGQLFNGVSVGSILLIAALGLALSFGLMRVINMAHGEFIMIGGYLAFLAHQIIPSGASLWLALPLAFVGTFLLGAVLESTLIRRLYGRPLDTLLATWGLSLILQQAARQIFGPTGVEVTAPAWLSGAINFSGALSGLTIPHVRIFVIVLALLILGGLLLLINKTKLGMLVRAVNQNREVASTLGVNTRLIDMTVFAIGAGLAGLGGAALALISPVTPTVGQSYIVDAFLVVILGGLGSLAGTTIASFVVGLFSAGLQTFTSVSFAKVLLLVVVVAFLQWKPRGIVVVKSRALEEA
- the urtC gene encoding urea ABC transporter permease subunit UrtC, whose translation is MKKLTLPFMAALFLVLAAAPALLDGYNLSLLGRFLALALVTLGLVWCWGKGGVLSLGQGVFFGLGGYAIAMHLKLMGLPAGEIPDFMMWNGMSDLPAWWAPFKSPVFAVAMIFVIPGIASFIMANLLFRRRITGVYVSLITQAVALAFATLLTSQQGVTGGFNGLTNFTTLFGASYGTPEMQKILYWITVGFVALTFGVGILLERTYFGKTLLAIRDGENRSRYLGYDPVPYKVFAFTLAGILAGVAGALFTLHVGVISPAMVGVVPSIEMVVWAAIGGRESLMGAILGTVLINFAKDRISTALPDAWLYIMGALFMLVVLFPPQSWKLPKLFKASKKPTFKEVHGD
- the urtD gene encoding urea ABC transporter ATP-binding protein UrtD; its protein translation is MTDLMQKQTGALLEIRGLTVSFDGFVALNDVNFSVKPGEVRILMGPNGAGKSTLMDTVIGKVRADQGQIFFQGKDISKTPEYRITGLGICRKFQTPGVLENLSVKENLELAARKSKGFWGSLKTRLAKEETDRVSDVVKKVRLEEKADMQARHLAHGEKQWLEIGMVLAANPPLIMLDEPTAGMTVQETALTAQLIQELAKEHTIIVIDHDMTFIELLQADVSVLHMGKMLCEGNLDTVRNNEEVQSVYLGRHKEEAHA
- the urtE gene encoding urea ABC transporter ATP-binding subunit UrtE → MLKVEGLNASYGESRVLWNVNLEVKPGEGVALLGRNGVGKTTMLRVLAGLHGVQDGKLVFDGSDITRHAPHKRARGGLAYVPQGRGILPHLTVEENLLMGLNATPQKGIPDFIYDLFPVLKEMLHRKGGNLSGGQQQQLAIGRALTMRPKMLLLDEPTEGIQPNVVQQIGEALKVVRGELKVSVLLVEQYLDFAWNFAERYYVLQRGVITHTGETHTDDVDTVSRFITV
- a CDS encoding urease subunit gamma, with product MRLTERETEKLLIHLAAELARKRQARGLKLNYPEASAIITAEILEWIRDGRTVADIMSLGTTVLTREDVMEGIPEMLHEIQVEGTFPDGTKLVTVHDPIR